In one Aerosakkonema funiforme FACHB-1375 genomic region, the following are encoded:
- a CDS encoding chemotaxis protein CheW, with protein MAHTHQFCTFYLANICFGLDVKKVQEVIRYQSITRVPLAPPAVRGLINLRGQIVPAIDLRQCLDISESDPTYQKSSMAWRNSSTSNLFNYFFPSLEQLPLNAIVQANDEVISLLVDEVGEVLEISECSFEPPPQTLKGKARELIQGAYKLNDRLLLILDTEKVFEVSKRSD; from the coding sequence ATGGCTCATACTCACCAGTTTTGCACCTTTTATTTAGCTAACATCTGCTTTGGCTTAGACGTAAAAAAAGTCCAAGAAGTCATTCGCTATCAATCAATTACCCGCGTACCTTTAGCACCTCCAGCTGTCCGAGGATTGATTAACTTACGCGGTCAAATTGTCCCGGCTATAGATCTGCGACAGTGTTTGGATATATCTGAATCCGATCCTACTTATCAAAAAAGCAGTATGGCGTGGAGGAATTCTTCAACATCTAATCTATTTAATTACTTTTTTCCCAGCTTAGAGCAACTGCCTCTCAATGCGATCGTGCAGGCAAATGATGAAGTAATCAGTTTGCTGGTTGATGAAGTAGGAGAAGTTTTAGAAATTTCCGAATGCTCTTTTGAACCTCCTCCACAAACGCTCAAAGGCAAAGCACGCGAGTTAATTCAAGGAGCTTATAAACTAAACGATCGCCTGTTGCTCATTCTCGACACTGAAAAAGTTTTTGAGGTTAGCAAAAGATCGGATTGA